In Paenibacillus sp. FSL R7-0345, a single window of DNA contains:
- the rhaA gene encoding L-rhamnose isomerase has product MDQSIINSYNEAKKLYAAHGINVDEVLEKLAEIKISLHCWQGDDVQGFLFKDKELSGGIAVTGSYPGRAGTPDELRKDLEKALSLIPGKHKVNLHAIYADTDEKVDLDELEPRHFANWVEWAKEQGLGLDFNPTCFSHPKAADGFTLSHSDEEIRNFWIKHCKASRKIAESFGRELGQPCVTNFWVPDGYKDTPVDRLAPRARLRDALDEVFSEEIDPQYNIDAVESKLFGIGSESYVVGSHEFYMGYGLTRGKAICLDAGHFHPTEVISNKLSSILMFSEQLLLHVSRPVRWDSDHVVTMDDELLEIARELVRGDLLPRTNIGLDFFDGSINHVAAWVIGTRNTIKALLRAMLEPIAELKKIELEGDYTSRLALVEEFKSYPFGAIWDYYCASQNTPVREGWLADVKAYEKEVLSAR; this is encoded by the coding sequence ATGGATCAGAGCATCATCAACAGTTATAACGAAGCTAAGAAATTATACGCAGCCCACGGCATCAACGTGGATGAAGTCTTGGAGAAGCTGGCAGAGATCAAGATTTCCCTCCACTGCTGGCAGGGTGACGATGTACAGGGCTTCCTGTTCAAGGATAAGGAGCTGAGCGGTGGTATCGCCGTAACCGGCAGCTACCCTGGCCGTGCCGGTACGCCGGATGAGCTGCGCAAGGATCTGGAAAAGGCATTGTCGCTGATTCCGGGCAAGCACAAAGTCAACCTGCATGCGATCTATGCCGACACTGACGAGAAGGTGGATCTGGATGAGCTGGAGCCGCGCCACTTCGCGAACTGGGTAGAGTGGGCTAAAGAACAGGGGCTGGGTCTTGATTTTAACCCGACCTGCTTCTCCCATCCAAAGGCTGCTGACGGCTTCACGTTGAGCCACTCGGACGAAGAGATCCGTAACTTCTGGATCAAGCACTGCAAAGCTTCCCGCAAAATCGCCGAGTCCTTCGGCCGCGAGCTGGGACAGCCTTGCGTAACTAACTTCTGGGTACCGGACGGCTACAAGGATACTCCGGTTGACCGCCTGGCGCCGCGTGCACGCCTGCGTGATGCGCTGGATGAAGTATTCAGTGAAGAGATTGACCCGCAATACAACATTGATGCTGTTGAGAGCAAGCTGTTCGGCATCGGCTCCGAGAGCTATGTTGTCGGATCGCATGAATTCTATATGGGTTATGGTCTGACCCGCGGCAAAGCCATTTGCCTTGACGCCGGACACTTCCACCCGACTGAAGTTATTTCAAACAAATTGTCCTCGATCCTGATGTTCAGCGAGCAGCTGCTGCTGCATGTGAGCAGACCGGTCCGCTGGGATAGTGATCACGTAGTAACGATGGATGACGAGCTGCTGGAAATCGCCCGTGAGCTGGTTCGCGGAGATCTGCTGCCGCGCACGAACATCGGCCTGGACTTCTTCGACGGCAGTATCAACCACGTAGCAGCTTGGGTAATTGGTACCCGCAACACAATCAAAGCCCTGCTGCGCGCTATGCTGGAGCCGATTGCTGAACTGAAGAAGATCGAACTCGAAGGCGACTATACTTCCCGTCTGGCATTGGTAGAAGAATTCAAGTCCTATCCGTTCGGCGCAATCTGGGATTACTACTGTGCTTCCCAGAACACACCTGTCCGTGAAGGCTGGCTGGCTGATGTGAAGGCTTACGAGAAAGAAGTACTGTCTGCAAGATAA
- a CDS encoding alpha/beta fold hydrolase, whose protein sequence is MKHTLESGLQLHYEYKTAKQARDNTRTLVLIHGMGFDLTSWDRIIPYMEDEFHLLRYDFRGHGLSGTDSIDLSGLAWIYVEHLDSLVCRLGIESFDIVSHGAGCIIGLYYTKVYPAKVSSNVMLSLPLFNSSSTASKYADYRKNLLKHQSMSALAGHVIPNATLFQPGTPEMDKLYAAFSKVTFDSYIELLDFFAGAHDEIMEMFKAHTGSLLLLTGERDPMYPPYLSGLIASANPNCRFMTVYNASNMLFYDQPGETYKQIRMFFDSEKSSRLPLDPYLSELHADFIGLVNGDVQPQTLPLQPVRTADYAEDSADSAVPSVRLKVSLLTSFQVFVDETQVLSGWGRRRAKELLIYLLLHPSAARDQLCEDLWKDMEQTKARNQLRVCLNHLKQLLNNEETQLLYSDNQQIMLQGPLECDLLDLLENTRLAVKETDLVRKNDLIQNIFPHIDDPLFRHLDQDWNLNLRTRLEIDLVALAHYQADMLAKLGKYTSAIACLKYVILFNPEEYDTYERIAALYELNRQKREAKAWRAKWAELQPAKEPTAK, encoded by the coding sequence ATGAAGCATACTTTGGAGAGCGGTTTACAATTGCATTACGAATATAAAACGGCTAAACAGGCTCGCGACAATACTCGTACGCTTGTCCTGATTCACGGGATGGGCTTCGACTTGACCTCCTGGGACCGGATTATTCCTTATATGGAGGATGAATTCCACCTTCTGAGATATGATTTCCGCGGACACGGGCTGAGCGGCACAGACAGCATCGATCTTTCCGGGCTCGCCTGGATCTACGTTGAGCATCTGGACAGCCTGGTGTGCCGGCTCGGAATTGAAAGCTTTGATATTGTCTCCCATGGTGCAGGCTGCATTATTGGTCTCTACTATACTAAAGTGTATCCTGCAAAAGTAAGCAGTAATGTCATGCTGTCACTGCCGCTGTTTAATTCAAGCAGTACAGCCAGCAAGTATGCGGACTATCGTAAAAATCTGCTGAAGCATCAGTCCATGAGTGCTTTGGCCGGCCACGTCATCCCGAACGCTACTCTTTTTCAGCCGGGAACACCGGAAATGGACAAGCTGTATGCAGCTTTTTCCAAAGTAACCTTTGACAGCTATATAGAGCTGCTGGATTTCTTTGCCGGGGCCCATGACGAGATTATGGAGATGTTCAAGGCGCATACAGGCTCACTGCTGCTGCTGACAGGAGAACGCGATCCGATGTACCCGCCGTACCTGTCCGGCCTGATTGCCTCGGCGAATCCGAACTGCCGGTTTATGACCGTCTACAACGCATCGAACATGCTGTTTTACGATCAGCCCGGGGAGACTTATAAGCAGATCAGGATGTTTTTTGACAGTGAGAAAAGCTCCCGCTTACCGCTTGACCCATATTTGTCTGAGCTGCATGCTGACTTTATCGGTCTGGTGAACGGGGATGTACAGCCTCAGACTTTGCCCCTGCAGCCTGTTAGGACTGCAGACTATGCAGAAGACTCTGCTGACTCCGCTGTTCCGTCTGTCCGGCTGAAGGTATCGCTGCTGACATCTTTTCAGGTCTTCGTCGATGAGACGCAGGTGCTTAGCGGCTGGGGCAGGAGACGTGCCAAGGAGCTGCTGATTTATCTGCTGCTGCATCCGTCTGCTGCCCGGGATCAGCTGTGCGAGGACCTGTGGAAGGACATGGAGCAGACCAAGGCCCGGAACCAGCTGCGTGTCTGCCTCAATCACCTGAAGCAGCTGCTTAATAATGAAGAAACGCAGCTGCTTTACAGCGACAACCAGCAGATTATGCTGCAGGGTCCGCTAGAATGTGACTTGCTGGACCTGCTTGAGAATACCAGGCTGGCGGTTAAAGAAACTGACCTTGTGCGCAAGAATGATCTGATCCAGAATATTTTCCCGCATATTGATGATCCTCTTTTCCGGCATCTGGACCAGGACTGGAATCTGAATTTGCGCACCCGGCTCGAAATAGATCTGGTTGCTCTGGCTCATTATCAGGCGGATATGCTGGCTAAGCTCGGTAAATACACAAGCGCAATCGCCTGTCTAAAATATGTCATCCTGTTCAATCCGGAAGAATATGATACCTACGAGCGGATTGCCGCACTTTATGAGCTGAACCGGCAGAAGCGGGAGGCCAAAGCCTGGCGCGCCAAATGGGCAGAGCTGCAGCCTGCCAAGGAGCCGACCGCCAAATAG
- a CDS encoding nicotinate phosphoribosyltransferase encodes MQNKTGLGDEDLRRELALHTDKYQINMMYAHWVNGTHKRKAVFEAYFRKLPFGNGFAVFAGLERIAQYIRDLRFTEDDIRYLSEQEENYAPAFLEELLQFHFKGNIHAMKEGALVFPDEPLVRVEGTIMEAQLVETAILNFMNYQTLIATKASRIKQVAPNDILLEFGTRRAQEADAAVWGARAAFIGGFHATSNMLAGRMFGIPTKGTHAHSWVQSFSSEQEAFDAYAKVLPDGVTLLVDTFDTLRSGVPHAINTAKKLEAAGKKMNAIRLDSGDLAYLSIQARKMLDEAGLDYVKIVASNDLDENTIMDLKLQGAAIDTWGVGTQLITAADQPSLGGVYKLVEIESATGEMIPTIKISSNPEKVSTPGKKDVFRIVGTNGKAMADYINHPDEPAPRNGARIKLFNPLHPYLRKNVDKYEALLMLEPIFVNGFQVYSLPPLEEIRRYHEQQLDLFWPEYLRKLNPEVYRVNLSEQVWNRKQQLIAEHMQLDNE; translated from the coding sequence ATGCAGAATAAGACAGGTCTAGGAGATGAGGATTTGAGAAGAGAGCTTGCTCTACATACAGACAAGTATCAGATAAACATGATGTACGCCCACTGGGTGAACGGTACCCATAAGCGCAAGGCGGTATTTGAGGCGTACTTCCGCAAGCTGCCGTTCGGGAACGGTTTTGCCGTTTTTGCCGGACTGGAGCGGATTGCCCAATATATCAGAGACCTGCGGTTCACGGAAGACGATATCCGTTATCTGTCAGAGCAGGAGGAGAACTATGCGCCGGCTTTTCTTGAGGAGCTGCTGCAGTTTCACTTCAAAGGAAACATTCATGCAATGAAGGAAGGGGCGCTTGTCTTTCCGGATGAGCCGCTGGTACGTGTTGAAGGCACGATTATGGAGGCTCAGCTCGTTGAAACGGCGATCCTGAACTTTATGAACTATCAGACGCTGATCGCTACCAAGGCTTCACGGATCAAGCAGGTGGCTCCTAACGACATCCTGCTGGAGTTTGGTACCCGCAGGGCGCAGGAGGCGGATGCGGCGGTATGGGGCGCACGGGCTGCCTTTATCGGCGGATTCCACGCTACCTCCAACATGCTGGCCGGCCGGATGTTTGGCATCCCGACCAAAGGCACGCATGCCCACTCCTGGGTGCAGAGCTTCAGCAGCGAGCAGGAAGCCTTCGACGCTTATGCCAAGGTATTGCCGGACGGCGTTACGCTGCTTGTTGATACCTTCGATACACTGCGCAGCGGTGTGCCGCATGCGATTAATACCGCGAAGAAGCTGGAAGCTGCGGGCAAGAAAATGAATGCCATCCGTCTCGACAGCGGGGACTTGGCCTATCTGTCCATTCAAGCGCGCAAAATGCTGGACGAGGCCGGTCTGGACTACGTGAAAATTGTAGCCTCCAATGATCTGGACGAGAACACGATTATGGACCTGAAGCTGCAGGGAGCGGCGATTGATACCTGGGGTGTAGGTACGCAGCTTATTACCGCAGCCGATCAGCCGTCACTGGGCGGGGTGTACAAGCTGGTGGAGATTGAGTCGGCAACCGGCGAAATGATCCCGACCATCAAGATCTCCTCCAATCCGGAGAAGGTATCCACGCCCGGCAAAAAGGATGTATTCCGCATTGTCGGTACAAACGGCAAAGCGATGGCCGACTACATTAATCACCCTGACGAGCCGGCCCCGCGTAACGGTGCCCGGATCAAGCTGTTTAATCCGCTTCATCCGTACCTGCGCAAGAATGTCGACAAGTATGAGGCGCTGCTGATGCTGGAGCCTATTTTTGTGAACGGGTTCCAGGTCTACTCCCTGCCGCCGCTTGAGGAAATCCGCCGTTATCATGAGCAGCAGCTCGATTTGTTCTGGCCGGAATACCTGCGTAAGCTGAATCCCGAAGTATACCGTGTTAACCTAAGTGAGCAGGTATGGAACCGCAAGCAGCAGCTGATCGCCGAGCACATGCAGCTGGATAACGAATAG
- a CDS encoding 2-oxoacid:acceptor oxidoreductase family protein has protein sequence MVQLPKVNSLGFFEIRLESIGGLGANLAGKMLAEAGVVGAGLNGVSFSSYGSEKKGSAVKAHIRFCDLDTHIRDTSPVERPHVVGVFHEALAKTINVTSGIGEDSTVLVNSAKTPEELKELLKMKAGTIAVIDATSIALKEKNRVNMAMLGALFRLCPFLDTETMKGVIEKSLGKKYPQAVQSAITTFERGYNEVKFMHFELPAGERMPEYVRSDISALGYETQPMGGSIVNPGNSFLKNLSISRSGMIPAYEEESCINCAQCDTVCPDQCFVWEERLDRKGRSQMFLLGIDYQYCKGCLKCVGACPTSALSSILEKEGYADSHTVKHTFDLVSQL, from the coding sequence GTGGTACAACTACCAAAAGTAAACAGTCTGGGATTCTTTGAAATCCGGCTGGAGTCCATTGGAGGACTGGGAGCTAACCTTGCCGGTAAAATGCTCGCGGAAGCGGGCGTTGTTGGAGCAGGGCTTAACGGCGTCAGCTTCTCATCTTACGGATCGGAGAAGAAGGGGTCGGCTGTAAAGGCCCACATCCGGTTCTGTGATCTGGATACGCATATCCGGGATACCTCTCCGGTAGAGCGTCCGCATGTGGTCGGCGTATTTCATGAAGCGCTTGCCAAGACTATCAATGTAACCAGCGGGATCGGCGAAGACAGCACCGTTCTTGTGAACTCGGCCAAGACGCCGGAAGAACTCAAAGAACTGCTGAAAATGAAAGCTGGTACTATTGCTGTGATCGATGCAACGAGCATTGCACTGAAAGAGAAAAACCGTGTCAACATGGCGATGCTGGGTGCATTGTTCCGTCTCTGTCCGTTCCTCGACACAGAGACGATGAAGGGTGTTATCGAGAAATCACTCGGCAAGAAATATCCGCAGGCTGTGCAGTCTGCTATTACTACCTTTGAACGCGGCTACAATGAAGTGAAGTTTATGCACTTTGAGCTGCCGGCAGGGGAGCGCATGCCTGAATACGTCCGCTCCGACATTTCGGCGCTTGGCTACGAAACCCAGCCGATGGGCGGATCGATTGTGAATCCCGGCAACAGCTTCCTGAAGAATCTGAGCATTTCCCGTTCCGGCATGATTCCGGCTTATGAGGAGGAGTCCTGCATCAACTGTGCACAGTGTGATACCGTCTGTCCGGACCAGTGCTTCGTCTGGGAGGAACGGCTTGACCGCAAGGGCCGCTCGCAGATGTTCCTGCTTGGCATCGACTACCAGTACTGTAAAGGCTGCCTGAAATGCGTAGGCGCCTGCCCGACCTCGGCCCTGTCCAGCATCCTTGAGAAGGAAGGCTATGCCGACAGCCACACTGTGAAGCATACATTTGATTTGGTCTCGCAATTATAA
- the miaB gene encoding tRNA (N6-isopentenyl adenosine(37)-C2)-methylthiotransferase MiaB, translating into MTMGNNSPDLKSGQGGSKDYSKYFDFSDAKVISEEEGKTTYRIKGRTVQINSNPDYKEGKRRGKQEIEVINFEDAETIRIMEQFREMNSLKQQYYFIATYGCQMNEHDTETMKGMLEEMGYQPVEDRNEADIILLNTCAIRENAEDKVFGELGHLKTLKLEKPGLLLGVCGCMSQEEGVVNRIMAKHGFVDMIFGTHNIHRLPQIIKESLFSKELVVEVWSKEGDIIENLPKKREGMRAWVNIMYGCDKFCTYCIVPFTRGKERSRRPEDVITEVRELARLGFKEVTLLGQNVNAYGKDFTDLDYTFGDLMDDMRKIDIPRIRFMTSHPRDFDDKLIEVLGKGGNLTEHIHLPVQSGSTAVLKKMSRKYTREAYLELVYKLKASVPDAVLTTDIIVGFPGETEEQFEETLSLVREVGYDMAYTFIYSPREGTPAAAMEDNVPLEVKNGRLKRLNDLIKEQSRVSNDRMLGELVEVLVEGESKNNASVLSGRSRANKLVHFEGPKELIGSFVQVRITDTKTWYIKGDYVAEAAVVL; encoded by the coding sequence ATGACAATGGGGAATAACTCACCGGACTTAAAATCCGGCCAGGGCGGTTCGAAGGATTACTCGAAGTATTTTGATTTTTCTGATGCCAAAGTCATCAGTGAAGAAGAGGGCAAAACCACTTACAGAATCAAAGGCCGGACCGTGCAGATCAACTCCAACCCGGATTACAAGGAAGGCAAGCGCCGGGGCAAGCAGGAGATCGAGGTCATTAACTTTGAAGATGCTGAAACGATCCGGATTATGGAGCAATTCCGTGAAATGAACAGCCTTAAGCAGCAGTACTATTTTATTGCCACCTATGGCTGCCAGATGAACGAGCATGATACCGAGACGATGAAGGGCATGCTGGAGGAAATGGGCTATCAGCCGGTGGAAGACCGGAATGAGGCGGATATTATTCTGCTGAACACCTGCGCTATCCGTGAAAATGCCGAAGATAAAGTCTTCGGTGAGCTGGGCCACCTCAAAACGCTGAAGCTGGAGAAGCCGGGTCTGCTGCTGGGCGTCTGCGGCTGTATGTCCCAGGAAGAGGGCGTTGTCAACCGGATCATGGCGAAACATGGCTTCGTTGATATGATCTTCGGTACCCATAATATTCACCGTCTGCCGCAGATCATCAAGGAGTCATTGTTCAGCAAGGAGCTTGTCGTTGAGGTGTGGTCCAAGGAAGGCGACATTATTGAGAATCTTCCCAAAAAGCGGGAAGGCATGCGCGCCTGGGTGAACATCATGTATGGCTGTGACAAGTTCTGTACCTACTGCATCGTACCGTTCACCCGCGGGAAAGAGCGCAGCCGCCGTCCGGAGGACGTGATCACCGAAGTGCGTGAACTGGCCCGCCTGGGCTTCAAGGAAGTAACGCTGCTCGGACAAAATGTGAACGCATACGGTAAAGATTTTACCGATTTAGACTATACATTCGGGGATCTGATGGATGATATGCGTAAGATTGATATTCCGCGCATCCGCTTCATGACTTCACATCCCCGCGATTTTGACGATAAATTAATTGAGGTGCTGGGCAAAGGCGGCAATCTGACGGAGCATATCCATCTGCCGGTACAGTCGGGAAGCACAGCGGTGCTCAAGAAAATGAGCCGTAAATATACGCGTGAGGCCTATCTGGAGCTGGTCTATAAGCTAAAAGCCAGTGTGCCGGATGCGGTGCTGACCACGGATATTATTGTCGGCTTCCCCGGCGAAACCGAGGAGCAGTTCGAAGAGACGCTATCCCTTGTCCGTGAAGTAGGTTATGATATGGCATATACCTTTATTTACTCGCCGCGTGAGGGTACGCCGGCTGCAGCAATGGAGGATAATGTTCCGCTTGAAGTGAAGAACGGGCGGCTGAAGCGCCTGAACGATCTGATTAAGGAACAGAGCCGCGTCAGCAACGACCGGATGCTGGGTGAACTGGTGGAGGTGCTGGTGGAGGGGGAGAGCAAGAATAATGCAAGTGTACTCTCCGGACGCTCCCGTGCCAACAAGCTTGTTCATTTTGAAGGTCCCAAGGAGCTGATCGGCAGCTTTGTGCAGGTTAGAATTACCGATACCAAAACCTGGTATATTAAAGGGGATTATGTAGCGGAAGCAGCAGTAGTCCTCTAA
- a CDS encoding YlbF family regulator: MSVSQDSPNVNKYGMQSFDTRDLIVREDIMGKAKELAALISTSEEVQHFQQAELKIQNHERVQGLIATIKKKQKEIVAFESFGNKTMVAKIEQEIEDLQDEIDGIPVVNEFQQSQSDINYLLQLVVSVIRDTVSEKINVEAGTDAPPSTCGD; this comes from the coding sequence ATGAGCGTGAGCCAGGACAGTCCGAATGTGAATAAATACGGCATGCAGAGTTTCGATACCCGTGATCTGATTGTGCGTGAGGATATTATGGGCAAAGCGAAGGAGCTTGCAGCGCTGATTTCGACCAGTGAAGAGGTGCAGCATTTTCAGCAGGCAGAGCTCAAAATCCAGAATCACGAACGGGTGCAGGGGCTAATTGCTACTATTAAGAAGAAGCAGAAGGAGATTGTCGCCTTTGAAAGCTTCGGGAATAAAACAATGGTAGCGAAGATTGAACAGGAAATCGAAGACCTGCAGGATGAGATCGACGGCATTCCGGTGGTAAATGAGTTCCAGCAGAGCCAGAGCGATATCAACTACCTGCTGCAGCTGGTCGTTTCGGTCATCCGGGACACCGTCTCGGAGAAAATCAATGTGGAGGCCGGCACGGATGCGCCGCCGTCTACCTGCGGAGACTGA
- a CDS encoding isochorismatase family cysteine hydrolase — MKALIVIDFTNDFVDGSLPVGQPGIDIAPRVNELTEQFVNSGDYVVMAVDLHEAADPYHPESRLFPPHNLRDTSGRELYGGLKAVYEENKGSVYWMDKTRYSAFCGTDLELKLRERGIQELHLIGVCTDICVLHTAVDAYNKGFGIVIHEDAVASFNADGHAWALGHFRGSLGAQVVRADAE, encoded by the coding sequence ATGAAGGCATTGATCGTGATAGATTTCACCAATGATTTTGTTGACGGCAGTCTGCCTGTCGGGCAGCCGGGAATTGATATTGCACCCAGAGTCAATGAATTGACGGAACAGTTTGTGAACAGCGGCGATTACGTAGTCATGGCGGTTGACCTGCATGAGGCGGCAGATCCGTATCATCCCGAGAGCAGGCTGTTTCCTCCGCATAACCTGCGGGATACGTCCGGACGGGAGCTGTACGGCGGCCTCAAGGCCGTTTATGAAGAAAACAAGGGATCTGTCTATTGGATGGACAAAACACGCTACAGCGCCTTTTGCGGCACCGATCTGGAGCTGAAGCTGCGTGAGCGGGGAATACAGGAATTGCATCTGATCGGAGTCTGTACTGATATTTGTGTGCTGCATACTGCGGTCGATGCCTACAATAAAGGATTTGGCATTGTGATCCACGAGGATGCGGTGGCGAGCTTTAATGCAGACGGGCATGCATGGGCGCTCGGTCATTTCCGGGGCAGCCTCGGAGCACAGGTGGTGCGTGCCGATGCAGAATAA
- a CDS encoding NADH:flavin oxidoreductase — MNTNLLFTPFQTGSLSLNNRIVMAPMTRAFSPEGVAGPDVAAYYRKRAEGGVGLIVTEGTAINHPAAVSHPNIPNIHGEAALEGWAEVVREVHAAGGKIIPQLWHVGMARSIGDLPNAEALPIGPSGLSLSGEPVTEPMTKQQIDGIVSAFAQAAADAKRIGFDGIELHAAHGYLIDQFFWEKTNQRTDEYGGDLEARTTFAVEIIDACRRAVGPDFPIVLRFSQWKMGDYTAKLARTPDELARFLTPLSNAGVDIFHCSTRRFWLPEFEGSELNLAGWTKQITGKPVITVGSVGLNSEFTGGGADQHEEDNLDRLLERLEKGEFDLVAVGRALLSDPEWPAKVQSGRNEAIMPFTPAATQTLI; from the coding sequence ATGAATACAAATCTATTGTTTACTCCTTTTCAGACAGGCTCGCTGTCGCTTAATAACCGGATTGTTATGGCACCGATGACCCGCGCTTTTTCGCCGGAAGGCGTGGCTGGTCCTGATGTGGCTGCTTATTACCGCAAACGGGCGGAGGGCGGAGTCGGACTAATTGTTACCGAAGGTACGGCTATCAATCACCCTGCAGCCGTCAGCCACCCGAACATCCCGAATATCCACGGTGAAGCCGCGCTGGAAGGCTGGGCGGAGGTAGTCAGGGAAGTACACGCAGCCGGAGGCAAAATCATTCCGCAGCTCTGGCATGTCGGCATGGCACGCTCCATCGGTGATTTGCCGAATGCGGAGGCGCTGCCGATCGGGCCGTCCGGGCTCAGCCTCTCCGGCGAGCCGGTTACAGAGCCGATGACCAAGCAGCAGATTGACGGAATTGTTTCAGCCTTCGCGCAAGCCGCAGCGGATGCCAAGCGGATCGGCTTTGACGGAATCGAGCTGCATGCTGCCCATGGCTATCTGATCGACCAGTTTTTCTGGGAAAAGACCAACCAGCGCACGGATGAGTACGGCGGTGACCTGGAAGCCCGTACGACCTTTGCCGTTGAGATTATAGATGCCTGCCGCCGTGCTGTAGGCCCGGATTTCCCGATTGTGCTGCGGTTCTCCCAGTGGAAGATGGGGGACTATACGGCCAAGCTGGCCCGTACACCGGACGAGCTTGCCCGGTTCCTGACACCGTTGAGCAATGCCGGTGTAGACATTTTCCACTGCTCCACCCGCCGCTTCTGGCTGCCTGAGTTCGAAGGCTCGGAGCTGAATCTGGCCGGCTGGACGAAGCAAATTACAGGCAAACCGGTCATTACGGTTGGCTCTGTAGGACTTAATAGTGAATTTACCGGCGGTGGGGCTGACCAGCACGAGGAGGATAATCTCGACCGGCTGCTGGAGCGGCTGGAGAAGGGGGAATTTGATCTCGTGGCAGTAGGCAGGGCACTGCTCAGTGATCCAGAATGGCCGGCCAAAGTGCAGAGCGGGCGCAATGAGGCGATTATGCCGTTTACTCCGGCGGCAACCCAAACGTTAATCTAA
- a CDS encoding NUDIX domain-containing protein, producing the protein MSENVEQTYNAKKYRTPDGVPADIVMFTLTKRERKTVTKTLPLRELKVMLIRRKKWPCAGMWALPGGFCQEDESIYDAAKRELKEETGVDGGHLEYLGVYSTPGRDPRGWIISHAFFALVEEWMLEQRQASDDAGEVGLFTLQEALEELELAFDHHDIITDAYLRIQQQMLQTTIARQFLPRHFTLSELYQVIQTVVPEFKEPNFIRKITSTRSRQGILKEVRDEAGNPVSSNQYSQRPAQLYMFTDHEPLLSIYT; encoded by the coding sequence GTGAGCGAGAACGTGGAACAAACCTACAACGCTAAAAAGTATCGCACCCCGGATGGAGTTCCGGCCGACATTGTGATGTTCACTTTGACGAAGCGGGAACGGAAGACGGTTACGAAGACCCTTCCCCTGCGCGAGCTGAAGGTAATGCTGATCCGGCGCAAAAAATGGCCGTGTGCCGGCATGTGGGCGCTGCCCGGAGGCTTTTGCCAGGAGGATGAGTCCATCTATGATGCGGCCAAGCGGGAGCTGAAAGAGGAAACCGGGGTTGACGGCGGACATCTGGAGTATCTCGGTGTATACAGCACTCCCGGACGTGATCCGCGCGGCTGGATTATCAGCCATGCTTTTTTTGCGCTGGTGGAGGAGTGGATGCTGGAGCAGAGACAAGCCTCGGATGATGCCGGCGAGGTCGGGCTGTTTACGCTGCAGGAAGCGCTGGAAGAGCTGGAGCTGGCGTTTGACCATCATGATATTATTACAGATGCTTATCTGCGGATTCAGCAGCAGATGCTGCAGACGACAATTGCGCGGCAGTTTTTGCCCCGGCATTTTACGCTGAGTGAGCTTTATCAGGTCATTCAGACCGTAGTACCGGAGTTCAAGGAGCCTAATTTTATCCGCAAAATCACTTCAACACGCAGCAGACAGGGTATATTAAAGGAAGTGCGTGATGAAGCGGGCAATCCGGTCAGCTCGAACCAGTACTCCCAGCGGCCTGCGCAGCTCTATATGTTCACTGACCATGAGCCTTTATTATCTATTTATACATGA
- the rhaD gene encoding rhamnulose-1-phosphate aldolase, with the protein MSTSVIETKGYIAGTEAPFIQEMSEITHHMWSLGWDELNGGNISYLLDEEEVAKYINIREPLRTIQLTFPVTELAGKYFIVTGSGKYFRNVIKDPEANLGVLRVSATGESVEVLWGLRNNAVPTSELASHFMSHIERLKVDPTHRIVLHTHATNVIAMTFTHELDELKFTKTLWEMCTECLVVFPDGIGVIPWMVPGSSDIGRATAAKMKDYRVVIWPQHGIFVTGATMDATFGLVETIEKAAIIYNLIGGREIKQTITDQQLADLAAAFRVTPKAGVLDL; encoded by the coding sequence ATGAGTACGTCCGTTATTGAAACGAAAGGCTACATCGCGGGTACCGAAGCCCCTTTTATCCAGGAAATGTCCGAAATTACCCACCACATGTGGTCCCTGGGCTGGGATGAGCTGAACGGCGGTAACATCAGCTATCTGCTGGACGAAGAAGAAGTGGCCAAGTACATTAATATCCGTGAGCCGCTGCGCACCATTCAGCTTACTTTCCCTGTAACTGAGCTTGCAGGCAAATACTTTATCGTTACAGGTTCGGGCAAATATTTCCGCAACGTGATTAAAGACCCGGAAGCGAACCTTGGCGTGCTGCGCGTGTCCGCTACAGGTGAGAGTGTTGAAGTTCTATGGGGTCTGCGCAACAACGCTGTACCGACAAGCGAGCTGGCTTCCCACTTCATGAGCCACATTGAACGCCTGAAGGTTGATCCTACGCACCGCATTGTTCTGCACACACACGCTACCAATGTGATTGCTATGACGTTCACCCATGAGCTGGATGAGCTGAAATTCACCAAGACGCTCTGGGAAATGTGCACAGAATGTCTGGTTGTCTTCCCTGACGGCATCGGCGTTATCCCTTGGATGGTTCCGGGCAGCAGCGACATCGGCCGGGCAACAGCCGCCAAGATGAAGGACTACCGCGTAGTCATCTGGCCGCAGCACGGTATTTTCGTGACAGGTGCCACTATGGACGCTACCTTCGGCCTGGTAGAAACGATTGAAAAAGCAGCGATCATCTACAACCTGATCGGCGGCAGAGAAATCAAACAAACGATTACCGACCAGCAGCTGGCTGACCTGGCCGCAGCCTTCCGCGTAACACCTAAAGCAGGCGTTCTGGACTTGTAG